One window of the Eucalyptus grandis isolate ANBG69807.140 chromosome 8, ASM1654582v1, whole genome shotgun sequence genome contains the following:
- the LOC104456169 gene encoding 2-alkenal reductase (NADP(+)-dependent) produces MESVGGEGEEVVVVVRNKQVILKDYVSGIPKETDFEIKTGEARLKVEEGSGGVIVKNLYLSVDPYMRLRMRKPQPNPSYFSPFPPGSVVMGNGVGRVVDSGHPNYKKGDLVRGITGWEEYSVITAPESLHKIQTTDIPPSFYLGILGTPGLTAYVGLHEICSPKEGEYVFISAASGAVGHIIGQLAKLKGCYVVGSAGSDEKVDLLKSKCGFDEAFNYNKEQDLDAALKRYFPQGIDIYFENVGGKMLDAVLLNMRPHGRIAVCGMISQYNMDKPEGVKNLMLLVYKRLRMEGFMVSAYYDLYPKFLDEAISYIREGKIVYVEDTVEGLESCPGALAGLFEGRNVGKQVVRVGQD; encoded by the exons ATGGAGAGTGTGGggggagaaggagaggaggtggtggtggtggtgaggaACAAGCAGGTGATCCTGAAAGACTACGTCTCTGGCATCCCAAAAGAAACAGACTTCGAAATCAAGACCGGCGAGGCCAGGCTGAAGGTGGAGGAAGGCTCCGGTGGGGTGATAGTGAAGAATCTCTACTTGTCCGTCGACCCTTACATGCGTCTGCGCATGCGCAAGCCTCAACCCAATCCCTCCTACTTCTCTCCCTTCCCTCCCGGCTcc GTTGTGATGGGGAATGGAGTGGGGAGAGTTGTGGATTCTGGTCATCCAAACTACAAGAAGGGTGACTTGGTTAGGGGGATCACTGGGTGGGAGGAGTACAGTGTCATCACAGCACCTGAATCCCTCCACAAGATACAGACCACTGATATTCCGCCTTCCTTTTACCTTGGAATCTTGG GTACACCTGGCTTGACTGCCTATGTTGGTTTGCACGAGATATGTTCGCCGAAGGAGGGTGAATATGTCTTCATTTCAGCAGCATCCGGTGCAGTAGGACACATTATAGGTCAACTTGCAAAACTGAAGGGCTGCTATGTTGTTGGTAGTGCTGGTAGTGATGAAAAG GTTGATTTGCTGAAAAGCAAGTGTGGATTTGATGAGGCCTTCAATTACAATAAGGAGCAGGATCTGGATGCTGCTTTGAAAAG GTACTTTCCTCAAGGCATTGACATATACTTTGAGAACGTTGGAGGCAAAATGCTCGATGCAGTGCTGCTCAACATGAGACCCCATGGTAGAATAGCAGTATGTGGAATGATCTCACAGTATAACATGGATAAGCCTGAAGGGGTTAAAAATCTGATGCTTCTTGTGTACAAACGGTTGCGGATGGAAGGTTTTATGGTATCTGCTTACTATGACTTGTACCCAAAATTCTTGGATGAGGCGATATCTTACATCAGAGAAGGGAAGATAGTCTATGTGGAAGATACTGTTGAAGGGCTAGAGAGTTGTCCGGGTGCTCTCGCGGGGCTATTTGAGGGGCGTAATGTCGGTAAACAAGTGGTTCGAGTTGGTCAAGATTAA
- the LOC104456170 gene encoding pentatricopeptide repeat-containing protein At4g01400, mitochondrial gives MIERVFMRRLLHGISKSSTLPRSFILWRNPLLHFSSSESSHLESQLRHQEQECSSSGYSIGSPARVQKLIASQSDPLLAKEIFDFASRQPDFHLSYASFQILILKLARAKQFTLVDDVIIRLKSSRYSVTPSLFLNLIKIYADVDIPDKALKTFYTMLEFNCKPSPKHLNCILEALVSHRNYIRAAFDLFKNAHRHGVLPNTKSYNILMRAFCLDGDLSIAYSLFNQMIKRDLLPDVESYRILMQGLCRKSQVNTAVDLLEDMLNKGFVPDALSYSTLLNALCRKKKLREAYKLLCRMKVKGCNPDIVHYNTVILGFCREGRAADACKILEDMPSNGCMPNLLSYRTLVGGLCDQGMHDEAKTYVEEMVSKGFSPHVSVSHGLIKGFCNVGKIEEACGVVELLLKNREAPHSDSWLIILEMICEENDKVRTQNALQDILKMEITRHTRIVDAAAYLEGYVIGKIRAKSRRQ, from the coding sequence ATGATTGAGAGGGTATTTATGCGCCGACTGCTTCACGGGATTTCCAAAAGTTCAACTCTTCCTCGGTCCTTCATCCTTTGGCGAAATCCTTTACtacatttctcttcttctgagTCCAGCCACCTGGAATCTCAACTGCGACACCAAGAACAAGAGTGCTCTAGCTCTGGTTACTCTATTGGGTCCCCTGCTCGGGTCCAGAAGCTCATAGCCTCTCAATCAGACCCCCTCCTTGCAAAAGAAATCTTTGACTTTGCCTCTCGTCAACCGGATTTCCACCTCTCTTATGCttcctttcaaattttaatCCTCAAACTGGCCCGTGCAAAGCAGTTCACCCTCGTTGACGATGTTATCATTCGCCTTAAATCCAGTCGTTACTCTGTcactccttctctctttttgaaCCTTATAAAGATCTATGCGGATGTGGATATTCCTGACAAAGCCCTTAAGACCTTCTACACTATGCTTGAATTCAACTGTAAGCCTTCGCCCAAACACCTAAACTGCATTCTTGAAGCACTCGTTTCTCACCGGAACTACATCCGCGCAGCTTTTGATCTCTTCAAGAATGCTCACAGACATGGAGTCTTGCCAAACACTAAGTCGTACAACATTTTAATGCGCGCCTTCTGTTTAGATGGTGATCTCAGTATTGCCTACTCTTTGTTCAATCAAATGATTAAGAGAGACCTTCTTCCGGATGTGGAGTCGTATAGAATTTTGATGCAGGGGTTGTGCAGGAAAAGTCAAGTTAATACAGCAGTTGACTTGTTGGAGGATATGCTGAATAAGGGCTTTGTCCCTGATGCCTTGAGTTATTCTACCTTGTTGAATGCTTTATGCAGGAAAAAGAAGCTTAGGGAGGCCTACAAGCTTCTTTGTAGGATGAAAGTCAAGGGCTGCAACCCTGATATTGTACATTACAATACAGTTATATTAGGGTTTTGCAGGGAGGGGCGTGCAGCTGATGCTTGTAAAATACTTGAAGACATGCCATCAAATGGCTGTATGCCAAATTTGCTGTCTTATCGCACGTTGGTTGGTGGGTTATGTGATCAAGGAATGCATGATGAGGCAAAGACTTATGTGGAGGAAATGGTATCAAAGGGTTTTTCTCCACATGTTTCAGTCTCCCATGGCTTGATTAAAGGCTTCTGCAATGTTGGTAAGATTGAAGAAGCTTGTGGAGTAGTTGAGCTGCTGTTAAAGAATCGGGAAGCACCTCACAGCGATTCCTGGCTtataattttagaaatgatATGTGAGGAAAATGATAAGGTGAGAACCCAAAATGCTTTACAAGACATTTTGAAGATGGAGATAACACGCCACACAAGAATAGTTGATGCTGCTGCCTACTTGGAGGGATACGTGATTGGGAAGATACGAGCTAAATCAAGGAGACAGTGA
- the LOC104456173 gene encoding putative GPI-anchor transamidase, which produces MRLKMHSRFRSSFLSRIMAAATLWMWILLSLACRNGFAGASSSSSLSSSSSSSAETSMHTNNWAVLVCTSRFWFNYRHMANTLSLYRTVKRLGIPDERIILMLADDMACNSRNKYPAQVFNNENHRLNLYGDNVEVDYRGYEVTAENFLRVLTGRHETSVPRSKRLLSDEGSHILLYMTGHGGDEFLKFQDSEELQSHDLADAVKQMKEKRRFKELLIMVDTCQAATLFNQLHSPGALAIGSSKKGENSYSHHLDSDVGVSVVDRFTFYTLAYFERLNMYDNASLSSLFSSYNPSLLMSNAYYRTDLYQRRLEEVPVTNFFGSVMETIYTDSPYQSPRRKDSRKGDITMSPDQSIEDGKGKMLQETDLVDNGDLETIQQGLLGYIWSDLHIKLESFGDGDTLVYYGMLMLVPFLAVSTWISL; this is translated from the exons ATGCGATTGAAGATGCACAGTCGATTTCGCTCCTCCTTTCTCTCGCGAATAATGGCGGCGGCGACCCTGTGGATGTGGATCTTGCTCTCGCTTGCGTGTCGCAACGGTTTCGCCGGcgcttcttcgtcttcgtctttgtcttcctcctcctcatcatccGCCGAGACTTCCATGCACACCAACAACTGGGCGGTCCTGGTCTGCACCTCCCGCTTCTG GTTCAATTATCGGCACATGGCCAATACTTTATCCTTGTACAG GACAGTGAAGCGGCTTGGTATACCTGATGAGAGGATAATACTGATGCTTGCTGATGATATGGCCTGTAATTCCCGAAATAAATATCCTGCACAAGTCTTCAACAATGAAAATCACAGGCTTAATCTGTATGGAGATAATGTAGAG GTCGATTATCGTGGTTATGAAGTTACTGCTGAGAACTTTTTGCGGGTGTTGACTGGGCGTCATGAAACATCTGTTCCAAGATCCAAGCGTCTTTTAAGTGACGAAGGAAGCCACATTCTTCTTTACATGACAGGGCATGGTGGAGATGAATTTTTAAAGTTTCAAGACTCTGAAGAGCTACAAAGTCATGATTTAGCTGATgcagtgaaacaaatgaaagaaaagcgCAG gTTTAAGGAGCTACTTATAATGGTGGATACTTGCCAAGCTGCCACTCTCTTCAACCAG CTTCATTCCCCAGGAGCTTTGGCTATTGGAAGTAGCAAGAAAGGAGAAAACTCCTACTCACATCACTTGGACTCTGAT GTTGGTGTTTCAGTCGTGGATCGTTTTACCTTTTACACCCTTGCTTACTTTGAGAGGCTGAATATGTACGACAATGCTTCACTAAGCAG CCTTTTCAGTTCGTACAACCCTAGTTTGTTGATGTCCAATGCATATTACAGAACAGATTTGTATCAACGACGTCTAGAGGAG GTGCCTGTGACGAACTTCTTTGGTTCAGTGATGGAAACAATCTACACTGATTCACCTTACCAATCTCCCCGAAGAAAAGACTCCCGTAAAGGTGATATTACAATGTCTCCAGACCAGTCCATTGAGGATGGGAAGGGAAAAATGCTGCAGGAAACAGATCTGGTTGACAATGGTGACCTAGAGACG ATTCAACAGGGTCTTCTTGGATATATTTGGAGTGATCTCCATATTAAGTTGGAAAGCTTTGGTGATGGTGATACCTTAGTGTACTATGGCATGCTAATGTTGGTTCCATTTTTGGCAGTTTCAACATGGATATCCTTGTGA
- the LOC104416136 gene encoding antifungal protein ginkbilobin-like protein, which produces MTAWQTVSITILLLFSVLDTAQSGPDVSLVYKICSADEFSIYDTYAGSVAEVLNRLMDKTSSSGFNLYITSNPSFSNLCYGHGACDGALSHSDCDSCLKSATNLIIDQCEYHVGVQFQLEDCRIRYENYRFFEG; this is translated from the coding sequence ATGACTGCTTGGCAGACAGTTTCAATCACCATATTGCTGCTCTTTTCTGTTCTCGACACCGCGCAAAGTGGTCCGGACGTTTCGCTGGTATACAAAATTTGCAGCGCCGACGAGTTTAGCATTTACGATACATACGCTGGCTCCGTAGCCGAAGTCCTCAACCGTCTGATGGACAAAACCTCGAGCTCAGGTTTCAATCTTTACATCACAAGTAATCCCTCGTTTAGCAACCTTTGCTACGGTCACGGAGCGTGCGACGGGGCACTCAGCCACTCGGACTGCGACTCCTGCTTGAAGTCCGCCACAAACTTGATAATCGATCAGTGCGAGTACCACGTTGGAGTTCAATTCCAACTGGAAGATTGCAGGATCAGGTACGAGAATTATCGATTTTTTGAAGGTTGA